A stretch of Prunus dulcis chromosome 6, ALMONDv2, whole genome shotgun sequence DNA encodes these proteins:
- the LOC117633088 gene encoding tyrosine-sulfated glycopeptide receptor 1-like, with product MANRLMAIHGAASHATQPGALEEISLPSNKLFGPISDRIANLTSLTILEIYFNQLTGVLPHHIGKLSKLKLMHLHFNNLQGSLPPSLMNCTNLVELYLGFNRLEGNITMLNFSKLSQLTKLDLGSNYFSGFMPVSLYSCKSLKAIRLNGNDLEGQIQPEIVSLKSLSFLSLGWNRLTNVTGAIYILMGCKNLRLLFLPRSFLGEELPDGEAMVGLGFQNLRLLGLSDCQLTGHIPVWMSKLKKLEALDLSTNRLTGLIPGWLGTLPNLFFISLNNNSLSDELPKELFRLQALESEKHATPTDHGDVELPIYAQRTNHSITALQYNYLSNLPRAIYIRNNSLSGNIPVEIGQLQHLHELDLSVNNFFGSIPGQISYLTNLERLDLSRNHLSGAIPSSLSNLHFLASFSVAYNNLHGQVPSGTQLQGFNATAFEGNPGLCGAPLLNECQQMNTNNNKTTNLEDVHDNANGIPWLHISVALGFIIGFWGVCGPLALSRSWRYAYFEFLSNVKDRFLGYRRFPNTPPQDGGTIGDTDLGTKEMETGTRQGFGESVSKLISSRDMRHLKKTTSDTIPYKLKINFDMFHTGM from the exons atggcgaatcggttgatggcGATTCATGGAGCGGCGTCTCATGCAACACAACCGGGG GCACTTGAAGAAATTTCATTACCTTCCAACAAGCTTTTTGGTCCCATCAGTGACAGGATTGCCAATCTTACCAGCCTCACAATCCTAGAGATATACTTTAATCAGCTGACCGGCGTGCTCCCTCACCATATTGGGAAGCTCTCCAAATTGAAACTCATGCACCTTCATTTCAACAATCTACAAGGTTCTCTGCCCCCATCTTTGATGAATTGCACAAACCTTGTAGAACTATATCTGGGATTCAACCGTTTGGAAGGAAATATCACAATGCTAAATTTCTCCAAACTTAGTCAACTTACTAAGCTTGATCTAGGGAGTAATTACTTCTCTGGTTTCATGCCAGTAAGCCTTTACTCATGCAAGTCCCTGAAAGCAATTCGACTGAACGGAAATGATCTAGAGGGACAAATACAACCTGAGATTGTCTCTTTAAAATCCCTGTCCTTCCTCTCCCTTGGCTGGAACAGACTGACCAATGTCACAGGggccatatatatattgatggGTTGCAAAAATCTCAGGCTACTCTTCCTTCCACGTAGTTTTCTAGGCGAAGAACTACCTGATGGTGAGGCTATGGTTGGTTTGGGGTTTCAAAATCTCCGTCTTCTTGGTTTATCAGACTGCCAACTTACAGGTCATATACCTGTATGGATGTCAAAGCTCAAGAAACTGGAAGCCCTGGACCTGTCTACTAATAGACTCACAGGCTTAATACCTGGATGGTTGGGGACTCTTCCTAATCTTTTCTTTATAAGCTTGAACAATAACTCCCTTTCAGATGAACTTCCAAAGGAGCTTTTCAGACTACAAGCACTGGAATCAGAAAAACATGCGACTCCAACAGACCATGGTGATGTTGAACTGCCTATCTATGCACAACGCACGAATCACTCCATTACTGCTTTGCAGTACAACTATCTGTCCAACTTGCCAAGAGCAATTTACATCCGAAACAACAGTCTAAGTGGCAACATACCGGTTGAGATTGGCCAATTGCAACACCTTCACGAGTTGGATCTTAGCGTCAACAACTTCTTTGGCAGCATTCCAGGCCAGATATCTTACCTCACAAACTTGGAGAGATTAGACCTCTCAAGAAACCATCTGTCGGGCGCAATCCCATCTTCACTGTCAAATCTTCATTTCTTGGCTTCATTTAGTGTTGCATATAATAATCTGCATGGACAAGTACCGTCAGGCACTCAGCTCCAAGGCTTCAATGCCACTGCCTTTGAGGGTAACCCAGGACTTTGTGGTGCCCCGCTTCTGAATGAGTGCCAACAGATGaacacaaataataataaaactacGAACTTGGAAGATGTACATGACAATGCGAATGGAATTCCATGGCTTCATATTTCAGTGGCTCTTGGTTTCATTATAGGATTTTGGGGAGTTTGTGGCCCTTTAGCTTTGAGCAGGTCATGGCGATATGCATATTTCGAATTTCTGTCCAATGTTAAAGATCGCTTTCTGGG GTACAG GAGATTCCCTAATACGCCCCCGCAAGACGGTGGCACCATCGGAGACACCGATCTTGGAACGAAGGAGATGGAAACGGGGACGCGGCAAGGGTTTGGTGAGAGCGTCAGCAAGCTGATCAGTAGTAGAGACATGAGACACTTGAAGAAGACCACGAGTGACACGATCCCGTACAAACTGAAAATCAATTTCGATATGTTTCATACGGGAATGTAG